A stretch of Aedes aegypti strain LVP_AGWG chromosome 2, AaegL5.0 Primary Assembly, whole genome shotgun sequence DNA encodes these proteins:
- the LOC110677102 gene encoding uncharacterized protein LOC110677102 isoform X2, with the protein MINEIETNFNTKDIRDLLKLKFIQTNMTFQKLSFRKRSKRAINILGTLVKTITGNLDNNDLITLNQNINFLQNSNKNLIESNNQQIKINNQFEDRMNNLTRVIFNENKEIGKLTNQIRANNNIKVSWEQIQHFQRLIFNLDVVQRHLDDISDSIVMAKVGVLSKSILEATEIDYIIGKLEKAGISIISDEQVYEFLEPAAFYNGSCIVFLIKIPKFLQGPYQQIMVENIPINDEVIPIDFTHAVLGTNETFVVNDTCVNIEQNIMCKLHTMKNVSDDMCIHRLLRGNPSSCPFKKYNIIREIKSIGSGKILIKNAHPTVQLKNSCGFGPKNLTGSLLITFRNCSIQVDNKSFENTQFEYSNTLEILPLQSTLINKSKTITTETQTLQELHINNRKRIEFLETTNSHVSYGGTFTMLIFLIIFLYLFKEIRTIWTKIVIKASTPTTSNIELNRGGSS; encoded by the coding sequence ATGATAAATGAAatagaaacaaattttaatacaaaagaCATTAGGGATCttttaaaactgaaatttattcaaacaaaCATGACATTTCAGAAACTTAGCTTTCGGAAAAGATCAAAGAGAGCCATCAATATTCTAGGCACATTGGTAAAAACAATAACTGGAAACCTGGATAATAACGACCTAATAACATTAAATCAAAACATTAACtttttacaaaattcaaataaaaacctCATTGAGTCAAACaatcaacaaataaaaataaacaatcaatttGAAGACAGAATGAATAACCTGACAAGAGTAATATTTAACGAAAACAAAGAAATAGGTAAACTCACTAATCAGATTAGGGCAAATAACAACATAAAGGTCTCCTGGGAACAAATTCAACATTTCCAGCGATTAATCTTCAACTTGGACGTGGTTCAACGACATTTGGATGACATCTCGGATTCGATTGTCATGGCTAAAGTGGGCGTTTTATCCAAAAGCATCCTTGAAGCAACAGAAATTGATTACATTATCGGAAAATTGGAAAAGGCAGGAATTTCCATTATCAGCGATGAGCAAGTATACGAATTTTTGGAACCGGCAGCCTTCTACAACGGTTCATGCATTGTGTTTCtcattaaaattccaaaattcctacAAGGACCCTACCAACAGATTATGGTGGAAAATATTCCTATCAATGACGAAGTAATACCGATCGATTTCACGCACGCAGTCCTAGGGACGAATGAAACATTTGTTGTAAATGATACTTGCGTAAACATTGAACAGAATATTATGTGCAAGTTACACACAATGAAAAATGTCTCGGACGATATGTGCATTCATCGATTATTAAGAGGGAATCCCAGCAGCTgtccattcaaaaaatacaacattATTCGAGAAATCAAATCAATTGGAAGCGGAAAAATCCTCATTAAAAATGCACATCCAACTGTGCAACTGAAAAACAGTTGTGGTTTTGGCCCAAAAAACCTAACTGGATCACTACTTATCACTTTTAGGAACTGTTCCATCCAAGTGGACaataaatcatttgaaaacaccCAATTCGAATACAGCAACACTTTGGAGATTCTCCCACTGCAATCAACCTTGATCAACAAGTCAAAAACTAttacaacagaaacacaaacCTTGCAAGAACTACACATAAACAACAGAAAACGAATTGAATTTTTGGAAACAACCAATAGTCATGTTTCATACGGAGGCACTTTCACAATGCTCATCTTTCTAATAATATTTCTTTACCTTTTCAAAGAAATAAGGACAATCTGGACGAAAATTGTAATCAAAGCATCTACACCTACAACTTCCAACATCGAGTTGAACCGGGGCGGTTCAAGCTAG
- the LOC110677102 gene encoding uncharacterized protein LOC110677102 isoform X1, translating into MRWILFVILILPILSSYFFFPANGKHLEITDLKDNPGIVALKVGKAFVIQGYDWLVHTIKLDAFHEILQQYGIMINEIETNFNTKDIRDLLKLKFIQTNMTFQKLSFRKRSKRAINILGTLVKTITGNLDNNDLITLNQNINFLQNSNKNLIESNNQQIKINNQFEDRMNNLTRVIFNENKEIGKLTNQIRANNNIKVSWEQIQHFQRLIFNLDVVQRHLDDISDSIVMAKVGVLSKSILEATEIDYIIGKLEKAGISIISDEQVYEFLEPAAFYNGSCIVFLIKIPKFLQGPYQQIMVENIPINDEVIPIDFTHAVLGTNETFVVNDTCVNIEQNIMCKLHTMKNVSDDMCIHRLLRGNPSSCPFKKYNIIREIKSIGSGKILIKNAHPTVQLKNSCGFGPKNLTGSLLITFRNCSIQVDNKSFENTQFEYSNTLEILPLQSTLINKSKTITTETQTLQELHINNRKRIEFLETTNSHVSYGGTFTMLIFLIIFLYLFKEIRTIWTKIVIKASTPTTSNIELNRGGSS; encoded by the coding sequence ATGCGGTGGATCCTATTCGTAATCCTCATACTCCCAATCCTATCATCCTATTTTTTCTTTCCAGCAAACGGCAAGCACTTGGAAATTACTGATTTGAAAGACAACCCTGGTATTGTGGCTCTTAAAGTAGGTAAAGCTTTTGTTATACAAGGATACGACTGGTTAGTTCACACAATTAAATTAGATGCATTCCATGAAATTTTACAACAGTATGGCATAATGATAAATGAAatagaaacaaattttaatacaaaagaCATTAGGGATCttttaaaactgaaatttattcaaacaaaCATGACATTTCAGAAACTTAGCTTTCGGAAAAGATCAAAGAGAGCCATCAATATTCTAGGCACATTGGTAAAAACAATAACTGGAAACCTGGATAATAACGACCTAATAACATTAAATCAAAACATTAACtttttacaaaattcaaataaaaacctCATTGAGTCAAACaatcaacaaataaaaataaacaatcaatttGAAGACAGAATGAATAACCTGACAAGAGTAATATTTAACGAAAACAAAGAAATAGGTAAACTCACTAATCAGATTAGGGCAAATAACAACATAAAGGTCTCCTGGGAACAAATTCAACATTTCCAGCGATTAATCTTCAACTTGGACGTGGTTCAACGACATTTGGATGACATCTCGGATTCGATTGTCATGGCTAAAGTGGGCGTTTTATCCAAAAGCATCCTTGAAGCAACAGAAATTGATTACATTATCGGAAAATTGGAAAAGGCAGGAATTTCCATTATCAGCGATGAGCAAGTATACGAATTTTTGGAACCGGCAGCCTTCTACAACGGTTCATGCATTGTGTTTCtcattaaaattccaaaattcctacAAGGACCCTACCAACAGATTATGGTGGAAAATATTCCTATCAATGACGAAGTAATACCGATCGATTTCACGCACGCAGTCCTAGGGACGAATGAAACATTTGTTGTAAATGATACTTGCGTAAACATTGAACAGAATATTATGTGCAAGTTACACACAATGAAAAATGTCTCGGACGATATGTGCATTCATCGATTATTAAGAGGGAATCCCAGCAGCTgtccattcaaaaaatacaacattATTCGAGAAATCAAATCAATTGGAAGCGGAAAAATCCTCATTAAAAATGCACATCCAACTGTGCAACTGAAAAACAGTTGTGGTTTTGGCCCAAAAAACCTAACTGGATCACTACTTATCACTTTTAGGAACTGTTCCATCCAAGTGGACaataaatcatttgaaaacaccCAATTCGAATACAGCAACACTTTGGAGATTCTCCCACTGCAATCAACCTTGATCAACAAGTCAAAAACTAttacaacagaaacacaaacCTTGCAAGAACTACACATAAACAACAGAAAACGAATTGAATTTTTGGAAACAACCAATAGTCATGTTTCATACGGAGGCACTTTCACAATGCTCATCTTTCTAATAATATTTCTTTACCTTTTCAAAGAAATAAGGACAATCTGGACGAAAATTGTAATCAAAGCATCTACACCTACAACTTCCAACATCGAGTTGAACCGGGGCGGTTCAAGCTAG